Proteins encoded in a region of the Podarcis muralis chromosome 2, rPodMur119.hap1.1, whole genome shotgun sequence genome:
- the NDUFAF3 gene encoding NADH dehydrogenase [ubiquinone] 1 alpha subcomplex assembly factor 3, translating to MAPLRLLGPALGWRLAAAARPVYLSRPPQRGHRLTPSDDELYQKTTIQHLEKESQDIMYIEGYSERGFNISGNKVVGPCAVLPRAILQWNVGTHKDITAESLVLFRLLEPRIEILVLGTGSKVERLDPTVLKLMRQCGIAVEVQDTPNACATFNFLTSERRMTAAGLIPPHGVTRG from the exons ATGGCTCCGCTCAGGCTGCTCGGGCCAGCCCTGGGCTGGAGGCTCGCTGCTGCGGCAAGGCCCGTTTATCTCAGCAG GCCACCCCAGCGAGGCCACCGCCTGACACCTTCAGATGATGAGCTCTACCAGAAGACCACGATCCAGCACCTGGAGAAGGAATCCCAAGACATCATGTACATAGAAGGCTACAGTGAACGAGGCTTCAACATCAGCGGGAACAAGGTGGTGGGGCCTTGTGCAGTCTTGCCACGAGCCATCCTGCAGTGGAAC GTCGGCACACATAAGGACATCACTGCTGAGAGCCTTGTCCTGTTCCGCCTGCTGGAGCCTCGAATAG AAATCCTGGTCCTGGGGACGGGAAGCAAGGTGGAGCGGCTGGATCCCACTGTCCTGAAGTTAATGCGTCAGTGTGGGATTGCTGTGGAGGTACAAGATACG CCCAATGCCTGTGCAACGTTCAACTTCTTGACAAGTGAGCGGCGTATGACTGCTGCCGGCCTTATCCCACCTCACGGTGTAACACGTGGCTGA